Proteins encoded within one genomic window of Setaria italica strain Yugu1 chromosome IV, Setaria_italica_v2.0, whole genome shotgun sequence:
- the LOC101783631 gene encoding probable LRR receptor-like serine/threonine-protein kinase At4g20940: protein MALPPILVILPLILLGSQAAWSAQQAATLHERDAAALRDVRAGLRDMPGSRFFDSWDDARSPCAYAGVVCAPDEDDPASGALRISVLTLGTGLADSPGLAGTLPASLASLAALTDLVLYPGSVSGAIPADIGSGIRRLRLLSLSGNQLTGQVPESLAGLPDLHTLDLGNNRLEGAIPTGLLLPSSPSLKVLILANNGGLSGQIPAQFSSSQLFHVDLSRNAITGKLPPLPPTIRYFSVAANGMQGSLDGVFVDGSAPADLAFLDLSMNNFSGSIPPEVFALPSASSLLLARNNFTGPLTVPAAPAPWAVVDVSHNGISGEVPEALAVAGSLYVNNNRMTGEVPRAVARSVFAGRMTTFYAQHNFLTGFPAPPLPLPDSAALCLSYNCMELPSPYAAEGCPTIGGPLEARPADQCRSTDDAGSSGGDG from the coding sequence ATGGCGCTGCCTCCCATCCTCGTCATCCTCCCGCTCATCCTGCTCGGCTCGCAAGCGGCCTGGTCGGCGCAGCAGGCCGCCACGCTGCACGagcgcgacgcggcggcgctcagGGACGTCCGCGCGGGACTGAGGGACATGCCAGGCTCTCGGTTCTTCGACTCTTGGGACGACGCGCGCAGCCCGTGCGCCTACGCCGGCGTCGTGTGCGCGCCCGATGAGGACGACCCGGCGTCGGGCGCGCTGCGCATCTCTGTCCTCACTCTTGGCACCGGCCTGGCTGATTCCCCCGGCCTGGCGGGTACGCTCCCGGCCTCGCTCGCCAGCCTCGCCGCGCTCACGGACCTCGTCCTCTACCCGGGCAGCGTTTCGGGGGCCATCCCCGCCGACATTGGCTCGGGGATCCGCCGCCTAAGGCTCCTCTCGCTCTCCGGCAACCAGCTCACCGGGCAGGTGCCCGAGTCGCTCGCCGGGCTACCCGATCTGCACACGCTCGACCTCGGCAACAACCGCCTCGAGGGCGCCATCCCAACCGGCTTGCTGCTGCCCTCTTCGCCGAGCCTCAAGGTGCTCATCCTGGCCAACAATGGCGGCCTCTCCGGGCAGATTCCTGCTCAATTCTCCAGCTCGCAGCTGTTCCACGTCGACCTCAGCCGGAACGCCATCACCGGCAagctcccgccgctgccgccgaccATCCGGTACTTCTCCGTTGCTGCTAATGGGATGCAGGGCAGCctcgacggcgtcttcgtcgaCGGTTCCGCCCCCGCCGACCTGGCCTTCCTCGACCTGTCCATGAACAACTTTTCGGGCTCCATCCCGCCGGAGGTGTTTGCTCTCCCGAGCGCATCCTCGCTGCTCCTGGCCCGGAACAACTTCACCGGACCGCTCACCGTGccggccgccccggcgccgTGGGCCGTGGTGGACGTCAGCCACAACGGCATCTCGGGCGAGGTACCGGAggcgctggcggtggcggggagCCTGTACGTGAATAACAACCGGATGACCGGCGAGGTTCCCCGGGCGGTGGCACGCAGCGTGTTCGCGGGCCGCATGACGACCTTCTACGCGCAGCACAACTTCCTGACCGGCTTCCcggcaccgccgctgccgctgccggactCCGCAGCACTGTGCCTGTCGTACAACTGCATGGAGCTGCCGTCCCCTTACGCCGCCGAAGGGTGCCCCACCATCGGCGGCCCCCTGGAGGCCAGGCCCGCCGACCAGTGCCGCAGCACCGACGACGCCGGCAGCAGCGGAGGCGACGGCTGA